Proteins found in one Oncorhynchus mykiss isolate Arlee chromosome 17, USDA_OmykA_1.1, whole genome shotgun sequence genomic segment:
- the LOC110494301 gene encoding scm-like with four MBT domains protein 1 isoform X1 — protein MNSEAQESAGGSDLESDFNWDEYLEENGVLAVPHHAFKHVDRSLQTGLAPGMMLEVSVRSEPDQPYWVATIITACGQLLLLRYEGYHDDRRADFWSDIMTSDLHPLGWGRQQGRPMRPPNGVREKHGDWEAVLEEALAQGGSAPAHLLQGTQAGGDPADLFPIGWCVELQDSMDPGVAWGARVEDNIGGRLCLRYAGTEGLTQSLARRWVFYLDPLLHPPGWAEENSCSLTPPAVLCGLRSEAEWEEVRKTIRQPKEEAFNRDFFKDRPVLSPHCFSEGMKLEAVNPAAPFNISPATVTKVLNEQYFLVQMDSLQGDSEGAGPGSSFLCHHGSTEIFPVQWSLKNGVPLSPPPGYQGQDFDWAYYLKQCGAEGAPESCFPVEQSDHDFVEFMRLEAVNPISPKYIHMATVTRVRGQHIWLGLEGLKQTLPDVITHVDSLDIFPVSWCESNGYPLQHPSKATAPRKSCVAVVQPEKQSQLKATPHAARQQDLSQSESAQGNGKYSCPKIFFNHLCFSGPYLNKGRIAELPQSIGPGNCVLVLKEVLTLLISSAYKPSRVLRELQQDPELRRHGQGETLKAKYKGKSYRATVGISRTADQVAEFCRKTCVRLECCPNLITPHMVLEHCSENCSLLTKTKNTHYYGKKKTKRIGRPPGGHTNLDISTKEGSRRKKRKPLSVCKKRLFTSVDSTPACSPLGSGEEEEDLDEDYSLSEEDSGSEQQGDSEVLERKSQPASPRPTPPEPRPREGPQLTSYSDDDNQPPSPTSGRMEVQEKLHLDSSPLGWSITDVTHFIRTTDCSPLARIFRDQEIDGQALLLLSLPTVQECMGLKLGPAIKLCHLIERIKLAFYQHFAS, from the exons ATGAACTCCGAGGCACAGGAATCTG CAGGGGGCTCTGACCTTGAGTCTGACTTCAACTGGGATGAATATCTGGAGGAGAATGGAGTATTGGCTGTTCCACATCATGCCTTCAAACAT GTGGACCGTAGCCTGCAGACAGGGCTGGCCCCAGGGATGATGCTGGAGGTGTCTGTGCGTTCAGAGCCTGACCAACCCTACTGGGTAGCTACCATCATCACTGCCTGTGGCCAACTGCTGCTGCTGCGCTATGAGGGTTACCACGACGACCGACGAGCAGACTTCTGGTCTGACATCATGACCTCTGACCTACACCCTCTGGGGTGGGGTAGGCAGCAGGGGCGACCAATGAGACCACCCAATG GTGTCCGTGAGAAACATGGTGACTGGGAGGCTGTCCTAGAGGAGGCTCTGGCTCAGGGAGGGAGTGCACCAGCACACCTGCTGCAGGGG ACTCAGGCAGGGGGAGACCCAGCAGACTTGTTTCCCATTGGGTGGTGTGTGGAGCTGCAGGACAGTATGGACCCAGGGGTGGCCTGGGGGGCGCGGGTGGAGGACAACATAGGGGGCCGTCTGTGTCTGCGCTACGCTGGGACAGAGGGGCTCACCCAGTCACTGGCCAGGCGATGGGTATTCTACCTGGACCCCCTCCTGCACCCACCTGGCTGGGCTGAGGAGAACAGCTGCTCTCTCACCCCACCTGCTG TACTTTGTGGTTTGCGCAGTGAAGCAGAGTGGGAGGAGGTGAGAAAGACCATCAGACAGCCTAAAGAAGAAGCCTTCAATCGAGACTTCTTTAAG GACAGgccagtcctctctcctcactgctTCTCTGAGGGGATGAAGTTGGAGGCGGTGAACCCCGCTGCCCCCTTCAACATCAGCCCAGCTACTGTCACCAAG GTGTTGAATGAACAGTACTTCCTGGTGCAGATGGACAGtctacagggagacagtgagGGGGCGGGGCCTGGCTCATCATTCCTCTGTCACCATGGAAGCACTGAAATCTTCCCTGTCCAGTGGAGCCTTAAAAATGGGGTACCCCTCAGTCCCCCTCCAG GTTACCAGGGTCAGGACTTTGACTGGGCGTATTACCTGAAACAGTGTGGCGCAGAGGGAGCACCAGAGAGCTGTTTTCCTGTG GAGCAGAGTGATCATGACTTTGTTGAGTTCATGAGGCTGGAGGCGGTGAATCCCATCTCTCCTAAATACATCCACATGGCAACTGTAaccagggtcagaggtcagcacATCTGGCTAGGTCTAGAAG GGTTGAAGCAGACTCTGCCTGACGTCATCACGCATGTGGACTCCCTGGACATCTTTCCAGTCAGCTGGTGTGAGAGTAACGGCTACCCCCTCCAACACCCCTCCAAAGCTACAG CTCCGAGGAAGAGCTGTGTGGCCGTGGTGCAACCAGAGAAGCA ATCTCAACTTAAAGCCACGCCCCATGCAGCGAGGCAGCAGGAtctgagccaatcagagagcg CTCAGGGGAACGGAAAGTACAGCTGCCCAAAGATCTTCTTCAACCACCTCTGTTTCTCTGGCCCCTACCTGAACAAGGGCCGCATCGCAGAGCTGCCCCAGAGCATCGGCCCCGGCAACTGTGTCCTGGTGCTGAAAGAG GTGTTGACGCTGCTGATCAGCTCGGCCTACAAGCCCAGCCGGGTGCTGAGGGAGCTGCAGCAGGACCCAGAGCTGAGGCGGCACGGCCAGGGAGAGACTCTCAAGGCCAA GTACAAAGGGAAGAGTTACCGGGCCACTGTGGGGATTTCCCGTACGGCTGACCAGGTGGCTGAGTTCTGCAGGAAGACATGTGTGAGGCTGGAGTGCTGCCCCAACCTGATCACACCTCACATGGTGCTGGAACACTGCTCAGAGAACTGTTCCCTGCTCACCAAGACTAAAAACA CTCATTACTACGGTAAGAAGAAGACCAAGCGCATTGGCCGTCCCCCTGGCGGTCACACTAACCTGGATATCAGTACCAAAGAGGGGagcaggaggaagaagaggaagcccctgtctgtctgcaaAAAACGCCTGTTTACCTCTGTGGACAGCACTCCTGCTTGCTCCCCACTG ggtagtggagaggaggaggaggacctggatGAGGACTACTCTCTGAGTGAGGAGGATTCGGGCTCAGAGCAGCAGGGTGACTCtgaggtgttagagaggaagtCCCAGCCCGCCTCTCCCCGTCCCACCCCTCCAGAACCTCGCCCTCGAGAAGGACCCCAATTAACCTCCTACTCAGATGATGATAACCAGCCCCCCTCACCTACG AGTGGGCGGATGGAGGTGCAGGAGAAGCTGCATCTGGACAGCAGTCCTCTGGGCTGGAGCATCACTGACGTGACTCACTTCATCAGAACCACTGACTGTTCCCCACTGGCGCGCATATTCAGGGACCAA GAGATAGATGGTCAGGCCCTGCTGTTGCTGAGCCTGCCCACAGTACAGGAGTGTATGGGGCTGAAGCTGGGCCCTGCCATCAAACTGTGTCACCTTATAGAGAGGATCAAACTGGCCTTTTACCAGCACTTTGCCAgctga
- the LOC110494301 gene encoding scm-like with four MBT domains protein 1 isoform X2, whose translation MNSEAQESGGSDLESDFNWDEYLEENGVLAVPHHAFKHVDRSLQTGLAPGMMLEVSVRSEPDQPYWVATIITACGQLLLLRYEGYHDDRRADFWSDIMTSDLHPLGWGRQQGRPMRPPNGVREKHGDWEAVLEEALAQGGSAPAHLLQGTQAGGDPADLFPIGWCVELQDSMDPGVAWGARVEDNIGGRLCLRYAGTEGLTQSLARRWVFYLDPLLHPPGWAEENSCSLTPPAVLCGLRSEAEWEEVRKTIRQPKEEAFNRDFFKDRPVLSPHCFSEGMKLEAVNPAAPFNISPATVTKVLNEQYFLVQMDSLQGDSEGAGPGSSFLCHHGSTEIFPVQWSLKNGVPLSPPPGYQGQDFDWAYYLKQCGAEGAPESCFPVEQSDHDFVEFMRLEAVNPISPKYIHMATVTRVRGQHIWLGLEGLKQTLPDVITHVDSLDIFPVSWCESNGYPLQHPSKATAPRKSCVAVVQPEKQSQLKATPHAARQQDLSQSESAQGNGKYSCPKIFFNHLCFSGPYLNKGRIAELPQSIGPGNCVLVLKEVLTLLISSAYKPSRVLRELQQDPELRRHGQGETLKAKYKGKSYRATVGISRTADQVAEFCRKTCVRLECCPNLITPHMVLEHCSENCSLLTKTKNTHYYGKKKTKRIGRPPGGHTNLDISTKEGSRRKKRKPLSVCKKRLFTSVDSTPACSPLGSGEEEEDLDEDYSLSEEDSGSEQQGDSEVLERKSQPASPRPTPPEPRPREGPQLTSYSDDDNQPPSPTSGRMEVQEKLHLDSSPLGWSITDVTHFIRTTDCSPLARIFRDQEIDGQALLLLSLPTVQECMGLKLGPAIKLCHLIERIKLAFYQHFAS comes from the exons ATGAACTCCGAGGCACAGGAATCTG GGGGCTCTGACCTTGAGTCTGACTTCAACTGGGATGAATATCTGGAGGAGAATGGAGTATTGGCTGTTCCACATCATGCCTTCAAACAT GTGGACCGTAGCCTGCAGACAGGGCTGGCCCCAGGGATGATGCTGGAGGTGTCTGTGCGTTCAGAGCCTGACCAACCCTACTGGGTAGCTACCATCATCACTGCCTGTGGCCAACTGCTGCTGCTGCGCTATGAGGGTTACCACGACGACCGACGAGCAGACTTCTGGTCTGACATCATGACCTCTGACCTACACCCTCTGGGGTGGGGTAGGCAGCAGGGGCGACCAATGAGACCACCCAATG GTGTCCGTGAGAAACATGGTGACTGGGAGGCTGTCCTAGAGGAGGCTCTGGCTCAGGGAGGGAGTGCACCAGCACACCTGCTGCAGGGG ACTCAGGCAGGGGGAGACCCAGCAGACTTGTTTCCCATTGGGTGGTGTGTGGAGCTGCAGGACAGTATGGACCCAGGGGTGGCCTGGGGGGCGCGGGTGGAGGACAACATAGGGGGCCGTCTGTGTCTGCGCTACGCTGGGACAGAGGGGCTCACCCAGTCACTGGCCAGGCGATGGGTATTCTACCTGGACCCCCTCCTGCACCCACCTGGCTGGGCTGAGGAGAACAGCTGCTCTCTCACCCCACCTGCTG TACTTTGTGGTTTGCGCAGTGAAGCAGAGTGGGAGGAGGTGAGAAAGACCATCAGACAGCCTAAAGAAGAAGCCTTCAATCGAGACTTCTTTAAG GACAGgccagtcctctctcctcactgctTCTCTGAGGGGATGAAGTTGGAGGCGGTGAACCCCGCTGCCCCCTTCAACATCAGCCCAGCTACTGTCACCAAG GTGTTGAATGAACAGTACTTCCTGGTGCAGATGGACAGtctacagggagacagtgagGGGGCGGGGCCTGGCTCATCATTCCTCTGTCACCATGGAAGCACTGAAATCTTCCCTGTCCAGTGGAGCCTTAAAAATGGGGTACCCCTCAGTCCCCCTCCAG GTTACCAGGGTCAGGACTTTGACTGGGCGTATTACCTGAAACAGTGTGGCGCAGAGGGAGCACCAGAGAGCTGTTTTCCTGTG GAGCAGAGTGATCATGACTTTGTTGAGTTCATGAGGCTGGAGGCGGTGAATCCCATCTCTCCTAAATACATCCACATGGCAACTGTAaccagggtcagaggtcagcacATCTGGCTAGGTCTAGAAG GGTTGAAGCAGACTCTGCCTGACGTCATCACGCATGTGGACTCCCTGGACATCTTTCCAGTCAGCTGGTGTGAGAGTAACGGCTACCCCCTCCAACACCCCTCCAAAGCTACAG CTCCGAGGAAGAGCTGTGTGGCCGTGGTGCAACCAGAGAAGCA ATCTCAACTTAAAGCCACGCCCCATGCAGCGAGGCAGCAGGAtctgagccaatcagagagcg CTCAGGGGAACGGAAAGTACAGCTGCCCAAAGATCTTCTTCAACCACCTCTGTTTCTCTGGCCCCTACCTGAACAAGGGCCGCATCGCAGAGCTGCCCCAGAGCATCGGCCCCGGCAACTGTGTCCTGGTGCTGAAAGAG GTGTTGACGCTGCTGATCAGCTCGGCCTACAAGCCCAGCCGGGTGCTGAGGGAGCTGCAGCAGGACCCAGAGCTGAGGCGGCACGGCCAGGGAGAGACTCTCAAGGCCAA GTACAAAGGGAAGAGTTACCGGGCCACTGTGGGGATTTCCCGTACGGCTGACCAGGTGGCTGAGTTCTGCAGGAAGACATGTGTGAGGCTGGAGTGCTGCCCCAACCTGATCACACCTCACATGGTGCTGGAACACTGCTCAGAGAACTGTTCCCTGCTCACCAAGACTAAAAACA CTCATTACTACGGTAAGAAGAAGACCAAGCGCATTGGCCGTCCCCCTGGCGGTCACACTAACCTGGATATCAGTACCAAAGAGGGGagcaggaggaagaagaggaagcccctgtctgtctgcaaAAAACGCCTGTTTACCTCTGTGGACAGCACTCCTGCTTGCTCCCCACTG ggtagtggagaggaggaggaggacctggatGAGGACTACTCTCTGAGTGAGGAGGATTCGGGCTCAGAGCAGCAGGGTGACTCtgaggtgttagagaggaagtCCCAGCCCGCCTCTCCCCGTCCCACCCCTCCAGAACCTCGCCCTCGAGAAGGACCCCAATTAACCTCCTACTCAGATGATGATAACCAGCCCCCCTCACCTACG AGTGGGCGGATGGAGGTGCAGGAGAAGCTGCATCTGGACAGCAGTCCTCTGGGCTGGAGCATCACTGACGTGACTCACTTCATCAGAACCACTGACTGTTCCCCACTGGCGCGCATATTCAGGGACCAA GAGATAGATGGTCAGGCCCTGCTGTTGCTGAGCCTGCCCACAGTACAGGAGTGTATGGGGCTGAAGCTGGGCCCTGCCATCAAACTGTGTCACCTTATAGAGAGGATCAAACTGGCCTTTTACCAGCACTTTGCCAgctga
- the LOC110494301 gene encoding scm-like with four MBT domains protein 1 isoform X3: MMLEVSVRSEPDQPYWVATIITACGQLLLLRYEGYHDDRRADFWSDIMTSDLHPLGWGRQQGRPMRPPNGVREKHGDWEAVLEEALAQGGSAPAHLLQGTQAGGDPADLFPIGWCVELQDSMDPGVAWGARVEDNIGGRLCLRYAGTEGLTQSLARRWVFYLDPLLHPPGWAEENSCSLTPPAVLCGLRSEAEWEEVRKTIRQPKEEAFNRDFFKDRPVLSPHCFSEGMKLEAVNPAAPFNISPATVTKVLNEQYFLVQMDSLQGDSEGAGPGSSFLCHHGSTEIFPVQWSLKNGVPLSPPPGYQGQDFDWAYYLKQCGAEGAPESCFPVEQSDHDFVEFMRLEAVNPISPKYIHMATVTRVRGQHIWLGLEGLKQTLPDVITHVDSLDIFPVSWCESNGYPLQHPSKATAPRKSCVAVVQPEKQSQLKATPHAARQQDLSQSESAQGNGKYSCPKIFFNHLCFSGPYLNKGRIAELPQSIGPGNCVLVLKEVLTLLISSAYKPSRVLRELQQDPELRRHGQGETLKAKYKGKSYRATVGISRTADQVAEFCRKTCVRLECCPNLITPHMVLEHCSENCSLLTKTKNTHYYGKKKTKRIGRPPGGHTNLDISTKEGSRRKKRKPLSVCKKRLFTSVDSTPACSPLGSGEEEEDLDEDYSLSEEDSGSEQQGDSEVLERKSQPASPRPTPPEPRPREGPQLTSYSDDDNQPPSPTSGRMEVQEKLHLDSSPLGWSITDVTHFIRTTDCSPLARIFRDQEIDGQALLLLSLPTVQECMGLKLGPAIKLCHLIERIKLAFYQHFAS, translated from the exons ATGATGCTGGAGGTGTCTGTGCGTTCAGAGCCTGACCAACCCTACTGGGTAGCTACCATCATCACTGCCTGTGGCCAACTGCTGCTGCTGCGCTATGAGGGTTACCACGACGACCGACGAGCAGACTTCTGGTCTGACATCATGACCTCTGACCTACACCCTCTGGGGTGGGGTAGGCAGCAGGGGCGACCAATGAGACCACCCAATG GTGTCCGTGAGAAACATGGTGACTGGGAGGCTGTCCTAGAGGAGGCTCTGGCTCAGGGAGGGAGTGCACCAGCACACCTGCTGCAGGGG ACTCAGGCAGGGGGAGACCCAGCAGACTTGTTTCCCATTGGGTGGTGTGTGGAGCTGCAGGACAGTATGGACCCAGGGGTGGCCTGGGGGGCGCGGGTGGAGGACAACATAGGGGGCCGTCTGTGTCTGCGCTACGCTGGGACAGAGGGGCTCACCCAGTCACTGGCCAGGCGATGGGTATTCTACCTGGACCCCCTCCTGCACCCACCTGGCTGGGCTGAGGAGAACAGCTGCTCTCTCACCCCACCTGCTG TACTTTGTGGTTTGCGCAGTGAAGCAGAGTGGGAGGAGGTGAGAAAGACCATCAGACAGCCTAAAGAAGAAGCCTTCAATCGAGACTTCTTTAAG GACAGgccagtcctctctcctcactgctTCTCTGAGGGGATGAAGTTGGAGGCGGTGAACCCCGCTGCCCCCTTCAACATCAGCCCAGCTACTGTCACCAAG GTGTTGAATGAACAGTACTTCCTGGTGCAGATGGACAGtctacagggagacagtgagGGGGCGGGGCCTGGCTCATCATTCCTCTGTCACCATGGAAGCACTGAAATCTTCCCTGTCCAGTGGAGCCTTAAAAATGGGGTACCCCTCAGTCCCCCTCCAG GTTACCAGGGTCAGGACTTTGACTGGGCGTATTACCTGAAACAGTGTGGCGCAGAGGGAGCACCAGAGAGCTGTTTTCCTGTG GAGCAGAGTGATCATGACTTTGTTGAGTTCATGAGGCTGGAGGCGGTGAATCCCATCTCTCCTAAATACATCCACATGGCAACTGTAaccagggtcagaggtcagcacATCTGGCTAGGTCTAGAAG GGTTGAAGCAGACTCTGCCTGACGTCATCACGCATGTGGACTCCCTGGACATCTTTCCAGTCAGCTGGTGTGAGAGTAACGGCTACCCCCTCCAACACCCCTCCAAAGCTACAG CTCCGAGGAAGAGCTGTGTGGCCGTGGTGCAACCAGAGAAGCA ATCTCAACTTAAAGCCACGCCCCATGCAGCGAGGCAGCAGGAtctgagccaatcagagagcg CTCAGGGGAACGGAAAGTACAGCTGCCCAAAGATCTTCTTCAACCACCTCTGTTTCTCTGGCCCCTACCTGAACAAGGGCCGCATCGCAGAGCTGCCCCAGAGCATCGGCCCCGGCAACTGTGTCCTGGTGCTGAAAGAG GTGTTGACGCTGCTGATCAGCTCGGCCTACAAGCCCAGCCGGGTGCTGAGGGAGCTGCAGCAGGACCCAGAGCTGAGGCGGCACGGCCAGGGAGAGACTCTCAAGGCCAA GTACAAAGGGAAGAGTTACCGGGCCACTGTGGGGATTTCCCGTACGGCTGACCAGGTGGCTGAGTTCTGCAGGAAGACATGTGTGAGGCTGGAGTGCTGCCCCAACCTGATCACACCTCACATGGTGCTGGAACACTGCTCAGAGAACTGTTCCCTGCTCACCAAGACTAAAAACA CTCATTACTACGGTAAGAAGAAGACCAAGCGCATTGGCCGTCCCCCTGGCGGTCACACTAACCTGGATATCAGTACCAAAGAGGGGagcaggaggaagaagaggaagcccctgtctgtctgcaaAAAACGCCTGTTTACCTCTGTGGACAGCACTCCTGCTTGCTCCCCACTG ggtagtggagaggaggaggaggacctggatGAGGACTACTCTCTGAGTGAGGAGGATTCGGGCTCAGAGCAGCAGGGTGACTCtgaggtgttagagaggaagtCCCAGCCCGCCTCTCCCCGTCCCACCCCTCCAGAACCTCGCCCTCGAGAAGGACCCCAATTAACCTCCTACTCAGATGATGATAACCAGCCCCCCTCACCTACG AGTGGGCGGATGGAGGTGCAGGAGAAGCTGCATCTGGACAGCAGTCCTCTGGGCTGGAGCATCACTGACGTGACTCACTTCATCAGAACCACTGACTGTTCCCCACTGGCGCGCATATTCAGGGACCAA GAGATAGATGGTCAGGCCCTGCTGTTGCTGAGCCTGCCCACAGTACAGGAGTGTATGGGGCTGAAGCTGGGCCCTGCCATCAAACTGTGTCACCTTATAGAGAGGATCAAACTGGCCTTTTACCAGCACTTTGCCAgctga